From one Eptesicus fuscus isolate TK198812 chromosome 21, DD_ASM_mEF_20220401, whole genome shotgun sequence genomic stretch:
- the LOC129147647 gene encoding zinc finger protein 547-like, giving the protein MAAPSLGNFAEVGVTFEDIALYFSREEWSLLDEGQRQLYLNVMLENFELVSSLGCCCGAENVEAPTEQKVSVRVSQARNPKMREIM; this is encoded by the exons ATGGCGGCGCCGTCGCTGGGGAACTTCGCTGAG gttggcgtgacctttgaggacattgccctgtacttctccagggaggaatggagcctccttgatgagggtcagagacagctgtacctgaatgtgatgctggagaactttgaacttgtatcctcCCTGG gttgctgctgtggagcagagaaTGTGGAGGCCCCGACTGAACAGAAGGTTTCTGTAAGGGTGTCACAGGCAAGGAATCCCAAG atgcgtgagatcatgtga
- the LOC114229926 gene encoding LOW QUALITY PROTEIN: zinc finger protein 229-like (The sequence of the model RefSeq protein was modified relative to this genomic sequence to represent the inferred CDS: inserted 2 bases in 1 codon), translating into MFIQEKGIHVGSQCFVSSECGKYFTKLSSFHYQQQGDTGEKPYKCTECGKAYTSSTELSHHERVHTGERSYHCSKCGKSFTTSSDFHRHQRIHTGEKPYKCSECGKSFTTSSDLHRHQRIHTGEKPYQCSECGKSFTHKSILTQHQRVHTGEKPYKCSECGKSFAGRNALQYHQRVHTGEKPYKCSECGKSFTGSNAFQYHQRVHTGEKPYQCSECGKSFTTSSDLHRHQRIHTGEKPYKCSECGKSFDTTNGLQYHWRVHTGEKPYQCSECGKFFRAKTILHQHQRVHMGEKPYKCSECGKSFFPSSALRYHQRVHTGEKPYNCSECGKSFKSNNGFRNHWRLHXGEKPYQCSECGKSFMSKSILHEHQRVHTGEKPFKCSECGKSFTQRSGLHFHQSSYVRKAL; encoded by the exons ATGTTTATTCAGGAAAAGGGTATCCATGTTGGAAGTCAGTGTTTTGTGAGCTCtgaatgtggaaaatattttaccaaattatCTAGCTTTCATTATCAACAGCAAGGtgacactggagaaaagccttataaatgtactGAGTGTGGGAAAGCTTACACCAGTAGCACTGAACTTAGTCATCATGAAAGagtgcacactggagaaaggtcTTATCACTGCAGTaagtgtgggaaatcttttaccactagcAGTGATTTTCAtcgtcatcagagaattcacactggagaaaagccatataaatgcagtgaatgtgggaaatcttttaccactagcAGTGATCTTCATCGTCATCAAAGAATTCACACTGGggaaaagccttatcaatgcagtgagtgtggaaaatcttttacccATAAGAGCATCCTAACtcaacatcagagagttcatacgggcgaaaagccttataaatgcagtgaatgtggaaaatcttttgcTGGGAGGAATGctctccaatatcatcagagagttcacactggagaaaagccttataaatgcagtgaatgtggaaaatcttttacagGGAGCAATGCTttccaatatcatcagagagttcacactggagaaaagccttatcaatgcagtgagtgtgggaaatcttttaccaccaGCAGTGATCTTCAtcgtcatcagagaattcacactggagaaaagccatataaatgcagtgaatgcgGGAAATCTTTTGATACTACTAATGGTCTCCAATATCAttggagagttcacactggagaaaagccttatcaatgcagtgaatgtggaaaattttTTAGAGCTAAAACCATCCTCCAtcaacatcagagagttcatatgggagaaaagccttataaatgcagtgaatgtgggaagtcttttttCCCGAGCTCTGCCCTTcgttatcatcagagagttcatacaggagaaaagccttataattgcagtgaatgtgggaaatcttttaaaagtaaCAATGGTTTCCGAAATCATTGGAGACttca aggagaaaagccttatcaatgcagtgaatgtggaaaatccttTATGTCTAAGAGTATCCTTCATgaacatcagagagttcatactggagaaaagccttttaaatgcagtgaatgtgggaaatcttttactcAGAGAAGTGGCCTTCATTTTCATCAGAGTTCATACgtgagaaaagccttataa